A single region of the Rhodopirellula bahusiensis genome encodes:
- a CDS encoding NADAR family protein — protein MSESTDEKIADIERYVNERQLAIAGFLAKEFENDGSESPLKQSGYAILAIVVPYFEMYQQFKTATESVGGKSGNMFDEGFEAVVAKFIQNSHLLEFLLGTGDAVLVEASPYDRIWGIGLKADDERAKDPVTWQGQNLLGFALMDVREELA, from the coding sequence ATGTCAGAGTCCACCGACGAGAAAATCGCCGACATCGAGCGTTACGTTAACGAGCGCCAGCTTGCGATTGCCGGGTTTCTTGCGAAAGAATTCGAAAACGATGGCAGCGAGAGCCCATTGAAGCAATCTGGGTACGCAATTCTGGCAATTGTCGTGCCTTACTTTGAGATGTACCAGCAGTTCAAGACTGCCACAGAAAGTGTAGGCGGAAAGAGTGGGAATATGTTTGACGAAGGATTCGAAGCTGTCGTCGCCAAGTTCATTCAGAACAGTCACCTTCTTGAGTTTCTGTTGGGGACTGGTGATGCCGTGCTGGTTGAAGCAAGTCCGTATGACCGAATTTGGGGCATCGGATTGAAGGCCGATGATGAGAGGGCAAAAGATCCGGTAACTTGGCAAGGGCAGAACTTGCTTGGGTTTGCGTTGATGGATGTTCGTGAAGAGTTAGCTTAA
- a CDS encoding MBL fold metallo-hydrolase yields the protein MPNFICSTCATQFAKTDQPPEECNICTDERQYVDWSGQQWTTLDGLRQTNRSVVRLEELGLYGIGMEPSFAIGQRALLVTHPEGNVLWDCIALIDDSLVEMIQGIGGISAIAISHPHYYTSMVEWSRAFDCPIYLHAADRQWVMRPDPAIEFWKGETKEIGFGLTLIRCGGHFDGGTVMYWPDGADDKGVILSGDILQVVQDRRWVSFMYSYPNLIPLPVSTVRQIVDAIEPFEFDRIYGAWWGKVVGTDAKSAVKRSADRYIRAIQEI from the coding sequence ATGCCAAACTTCATTTGTTCAACCTGTGCCACTCAATTCGCCAAGACCGATCAACCACCCGAAGAATGCAATATTTGCACTGACGAACGGCAGTACGTCGATTGGAGTGGCCAGCAGTGGACGACTCTCGACGGATTGAGGCAGACCAATCGAAGCGTCGTCAGGCTCGAAGAACTCGGTCTGTACGGGATTGGAATGGAGCCATCATTCGCCATCGGGCAACGTGCGTTGCTTGTCACGCACCCGGAAGGAAACGTCCTCTGGGACTGCATTGCCCTGATCGACGACAGTTTAGTCGAGATGATCCAGGGGATTGGCGGGATCTCAGCAATCGCCATCAGTCACCCTCACTATTACACCAGCATGGTGGAGTGGAGTCGAGCCTTTGACTGTCCGATCTACCTTCACGCCGCCGACCGTCAGTGGGTGATGCGGCCAGATCCGGCCATCGAATTCTGGAAAGGTGAAACCAAAGAGATCGGCTTTGGTCTGACCCTGATCCGCTGCGGAGGTCACTTCGACGGCGGAACCGTGATGTACTGGCCTGATGGCGCTGACGACAAAGGCGTCATTCTGAGCGGCGATATCTTGCAAGTCGTTCAGGACCGTCGTTGGGTCAGTTTCATGTACTCCTATCCAAACCTGATTCCCCTTCCGGTCTCGACCGTTCGCCAGATCGTTGATGCCATTGAGCCGTTCGAGTTCGACCGCATCTACGGAGCTTGGTGGGGTAAGGTGGTCGGCACTGACGCCAAGTCAGCGGTGAAGCGGTCGGCTGACCGATACATTCGTGCGATCCAAGAGATTTGA
- a CDS encoding macro domain-containing protein translates to MNCTVVQCDLLDQDVDVIVNAWNRNIIPWWLLLPQGVSGAIKKRGGTGPFKEIAKHGPMPLGSAVLTSAAKLPFKGIIHVAGINMLWRASERSIRSSVRNATKVAEENGFQSIAFPLIGAGSGSFDQEKAKEIMIGELQKLESSLEIVVVEFRSR, encoded by the coding sequence ATGAATTGCACCGTTGTTCAATGCGATCTGCTTGACCAAGACGTTGATGTGATCGTCAATGCCTGGAATCGCAACATCATCCCGTGGTGGCTGCTACTTCCCCAAGGTGTCTCAGGTGCGATCAAGAAACGTGGCGGCACTGGTCCATTCAAGGAAATCGCCAAACACGGCCCGATGCCCCTTGGATCAGCAGTGCTCACGTCAGCAGCGAAGCTCCCGTTCAAAGGAATCATCCATGTCGCCGGGATCAATATGCTCTGGCGAGCGTCAGAACGGTCGATTCGCAGTTCTGTTCGCAATGCAACAAAGGTCGCCGAAGAAAACGGCTTCCAATCCATCGCCTTTCCGCTGATTGGAGCCGGTTCAGGTAGCTTCGATCAGGAGAAGGCGAAAGAGATCATGATTGGCGAATTACAAAAGTTGGAATCGTCGTTGGAAATAGTTGTCGTTGAGTTCAGAAGTCGCTGA
- a CDS encoding site-specific DNA-methyltransferase, with protein MNNNDRNCIRTYHAPDHRWSIHNGKVETVLPTLGNSLYDGAIFDPPYALKFMGNDWDKVLPSTEVFKQILRACKPGAHLLAFGHPKTFHRLMLRIEEAGWEIRDTLSWINGEGFPKSHNIGKAITKRMPTSEQSKAWEGFGTALKPAWEPIILAQKPREKSFADNALRHGCGGLDIDGCRVGTTGGTTRSHQAAYPRLPDDTEDRSNWGRSGHSVEPINKGRWPANLLLDEVAAEMLDQQSGFSRSRKGTHRPTASNVGNGRTMNPFKTRVECIEGYDDMGGASRFFYVAKAKKEREGNEHPTVKPTDLCRYLAQLILPPERKTPRRLLVPYSGSGSEMVGGLNAGWDRVEGIEMEERWVKTAQRRLKSMEVQVPNSSESGNRERRPAISITEALQPAPKVNSVEVGNCCELISRLPDESVNLAVTSPPYADQRKRMYPGIPEKEYPDFTVEWMGKLWSKLADDGSVMIVIRPHLKKGVISDYVLRTRLALRDYGWKECEELIWFKPDGGNATGSNRRPRRSFEHILWFSKTHDPYIDTKACGKWSDRIGFEGKNRFGMGPNKPHHKGHLTELKSGNSRSADVIDVPVAKVTRGVMHPAMFPIPLAEHLIKTFSPEGGTVLDPFAGSGSTLLAAKQLGCQFYGFDIMPQFVELARKRLNDSNDGPNLAA; from the coding sequence ATGAACAACAATGATCGCAACTGTATTCGCACCTATCATGCACCCGACCACCGTTGGTCGATCCACAACGGCAAAGTCGAGACTGTTTTGCCCACCTTGGGCAACTCACTCTACGACGGAGCAATATTTGATCCACCCTATGCCCTGAAATTCATGGGAAACGACTGGGACAAAGTTCTGCCGTCTACAGAAGTCTTCAAGCAGATACTCCGAGCCTGCAAACCGGGGGCGCACCTGTTGGCGTTTGGGCACCCAAAGACCTTCCATCGATTGATGCTCAGAATTGAAGAGGCCGGTTGGGAAATCCGTGACACGCTTTCATGGATTAATGGTGAGGGTTTTCCTAAGTCACACAACATCGGCAAAGCCATCACAAAGCGTATGCCCACTTCCGAGCAATCAAAAGCATGGGAGGGATTCGGGACCGCATTGAAGCCCGCATGGGAGCCGATCATTCTGGCACAGAAGCCTCGGGAGAAATCCTTTGCCGATAATGCTCTTCGGCATGGATGTGGTGGATTGGACATTGATGGTTGTCGAGTTGGGACGACTGGAGGAACGACCCGAAGCCACCAAGCAGCCTATCCACGATTGCCTGATGATACGGAAGATCGGTCAAATTGGGGGCGATCTGGCCATAGCGTCGAGCCAATCAACAAAGGACGATGGCCAGCAAACCTTCTTCTTGACGAAGTTGCCGCCGAGATGTTGGATCAACAAAGTGGTTTCAGCCGTTCAAGAAAAGGAACGCATCGCCCAACTGCCAGCAACGTCGGCAACGGAAGGACGATGAACCCATTCAAAACTCGTGTCGAGTGCATCGAAGGTTACGACGACATGGGCGGAGCGTCACGCTTTTTCTATGTCGCTAAGGCCAAGAAAGAACGTGAGGGTAACGAGCATCCAACGGTCAAACCGACTGATCTCTGTAGATACCTTGCCCAACTGATCCTTCCACCTGAACGAAAAACTCCTCGACGACTCCTGGTTCCTTACTCGGGGAGTGGATCGGAGATGGTCGGTGGATTGAATGCGGGCTGGGATCGTGTTGAGGGGATTGAAATGGAGGAGCGGTGGGTGAAGACGGCCCAGCGTCGGCTGAAGTCGATGGAAGTCCAAGTTCCCAATTCCTCGGAATCTGGAAACCGGGAACGTCGTCCTGCGATCTCGATCACGGAGGCGTTGCAACCTGCTCCCAAAGTGAACTCGGTTGAGGTTGGCAATTGTTGTGAGTTGATTTCCCGTCTCCCAGACGAATCGGTGAATTTGGCCGTAACATCGCCACCCTACGCCGATCAACGAAAGAGAATGTATCCCGGCATACCTGAAAAAGAATATCCAGATTTCACTGTCGAATGGATGGGAAAGCTTTGGAGTAAGCTTGCCGATGACGGTTCAGTGATGATCGTAATACGACCTCACCTCAAGAAAGGCGTGATCAGCGACTACGTTCTCAGGACTCGCCTGGCCCTACGAGATTATGGATGGAAGGAATGTGAAGAACTGATCTGGTTCAAGCCTGACGGTGGCAATGCCACTGGAAGTAACCGTCGCCCTCGTCGGTCGTTTGAGCACATTCTGTGGTTCAGCAAGACGCATGATCCGTACATCGATACCAAGGCGTGTGGCAAATGGTCGGATCGAATTGGGTTTGAGGGAAAAAACCGATTTGGAATGGGGCCGAACAAGCCGCACCACAAGGGGCATTTAACTGAGTTGAAGAGTGGGAACTCTCGTTCGGCAGATGTAATTGATGTGCCTGTGGCCAAAGTTACTAGGGGAGTGATGCACCCTGCAATGTTCCCCATCCCGTTGGCCGAGCATTTGATCAAGACGTTCAGCCCTGAAGGCGGCACAGTCCTTGACCCGTTTGCAGGTTCGGGAAGCACCTTGTTAGCCGCCAAACAACTTGGCTGTCAGTTCTACGGCTTCGATATCATGCCGCAATTTGTGGAACTTGCTCGCAAACGTCTCAACGACAGCAACGACGGTCCAAACCTAGCGGCCTAA
- a CDS encoding toll/interleukin-1 receptor domain-containing protein, with protein MAKASRKIKASTKEVFVSHAAADELLVDAFVDLLETGLGLRADRIFCSSLDGMGIPSGKNFKDYIRTEIESPKVVILMLSPNYFASQFCLCELGAAWILAHAVIPILIPPSDFHDMKAVLSGVQGRRIAENSDLSEIRDELVVTLGLEQKTARWEAKKRQFIEKLPMLLDELPNPKMVDSARYEELQSQYEDGVNELTQAYDQLDDLKRQLEAVKKLKDAEEVAEFEIEESDDWDTFAILCQEAKSCLNKLPLIVREVAYHELTNREYRVPDSWGDRTSGDSVREAEQEDFLEIDSNGEILLNREDPTVSFCISAVNKAAEFAEGQIGSHEVDDRFFEQYAEKYGHQLKFASKRFWETQFDL; from the coding sequence ATGGCTAAAGCATCAAGAAAGATAAAAGCATCGACAAAGGAAGTCTTTGTTAGCCATGCGGCAGCAGACGAACTGTTGGTCGATGCCTTCGTTGATTTGCTTGAAACGGGACTAGGACTCAGAGCAGACCGCATTTTCTGTAGCTCCTTAGATGGAATGGGCATTCCATCGGGAAAGAACTTCAAGGATTACATCCGCACCGAAATTGAGTCGCCCAAAGTAGTAATACTGATGCTGTCGCCTAACTATTTCGCCAGTCAGTTTTGTCTTTGCGAGTTGGGTGCGGCTTGGATCTTGGCTCACGCCGTCATACCTATTTTGATTCCCCCATCCGATTTTCATGACATGAAAGCGGTCCTCAGCGGCGTCCAAGGAAGACGAATCGCAGAAAACTCAGATTTGTCCGAGATTCGTGATGAACTTGTAGTGACGTTGGGTCTCGAACAAAAAACCGCAAGATGGGAAGCGAAGAAACGCCAGTTTATAGAAAAACTCCCAATGCTTCTTGATGAACTACCAAATCCGAAAATGGTCGATTCCGCTCGGTACGAAGAACTTCAATCGCAGTATGAAGACGGTGTGAACGAGCTTACTCAGGCATATGATCAACTTGATGATCTGAAGCGGCAGCTAGAAGCCGTCAAGAAGCTCAAGGATGCGGAAGAAGTCGCTGAATTCGAAATTGAAGAGTCAGACGATTGGGACACATTTGCAATATTATGCCAAGAGGCCAAGTCTTGTCTGAATAAACTCCCATTGATCGTTAGGGAAGTAGCCTATCACGAACTTACGAATAGGGAATACCGAGTTCCTGACTCTTGGGGAGACCGCACGTCCGGTGATTCCGTCAGAGAGGCCGAGCAAGAAGACTTCTTAGAGATCGACTCGAATGGCGAAATATTGTTGAATCGAGAAGACCCAACCGTGTCGTTCTGCATTAGTGCGGTTAACAAGGCTGCAGAGTTTGCGGAAGGACAAATCGGATCTCATGAAGTCGATGACCGATTTTTTGAGCAGTACGCTGAAAAATATGGGCACCAACTAAAGTTTGCATCAAAACGATTTTGGGAAACACAATTCGACCTGTAG
- a CDS encoding helicase-related protein, producing MNTPTPADEFVKRSIDSLKDFQRATVKVVYDNLFKNGQQRMLVADEVGLGKTIVAKGVIAQRIKEKIEAGDDTPLKVTYICSNQIIAHENVGKLDIFPDQRSHDRFASRLTYLAFEPEGGEEGVLRLNTLTPGTSFNKGSSTGQQGERRILYSLLMQDDQLGQCGKPLSAMLRASVQKAASVWFDELDSERDKPCGYALRPCCHERFLKAIKNRVLKYVECPLFEHLGIFRSISLYDAVVEFSKLLTLKNLGQYREGSDHLVQELKDALSEVCVDYIDADIYILDEFQRFKELVNRESESDAADIARRIFGKAEARILLLSATPFKAYTGDSPWESGEEHYKEFRTILGFLFDGDETALDDYEEHRQALFKQLLELGAKTGEIDTSHRDSVQNVLRRVICRTERLSVSDDFNAMTVDKWQSHPLQVSAGDIQNFIATDNVVRYLNETEDRAIQPLHAPVEFCKSAPFPLSFLDDYKLKHQIRARKQEPEVRTQLRANPAAWINHRNVNRYALEFNGNGSIANNAKLSQVLEEVLGRNGEQLLWVPPSLPCYPLEGVFADSVGFSKTLIFSAWLMVPRMLSSLISYEIERRTIGNEESIDAQEQRDRKYFHAKNERRHPIPQLVFSQKKSDAGESANNLSNFALLYPSQTLAGLFDPDAELLENRSLNEIRNEIAAKIDQLIEDAELKRFGNTTGESDRWYWAAPLLLDRRTPSINKDLKEWLKGVYETDDSLFFGSKKEDSQQKEESSSKEKHFEEFTQCFENPLEAGLGPLPSDLSQVLADMAIASPAITALRGVSRNFGDEYYFRTLFAFDIANEFLSLFNKPESIAAVRLSTNRAVYWRRVLEYCVDGGLQSVLDEFFHVLKADCPTIWDLFHRLVDSMNLGTASIKVDDLKSFLNGKRRNMRCHYAVDLGNQRVETDDGKKRIRGIRQNFNSPFRPFVLATTSIGQEGLDFHAYCRKIVHWNLPTNPIDLEQREGRINRFKGLVIRQQIAAKYGGLLTEGLLKDFRVWDALFELADDHERKETGKCELIPFWHVEADHFQIERIIPFYPFSRDRAKLSTLLKTLALYRLAFGQPRQAELVEHLLTNISESRITEIRDKLMIVLSPISYLAEHEAQVVPNQ from the coding sequence ATGAACACGCCGACTCCTGCTGACGAATTCGTCAAACGAAGTATTGATTCATTGAAGGATTTTCAGCGTGCCACCGTCAAAGTTGTCTACGACAATCTCTTCAAGAACGGGCAGCAGCGGATGCTGGTTGCTGATGAGGTCGGCCTTGGAAAGACCATCGTTGCCAAGGGAGTGATTGCTCAACGAATCAAAGAGAAGATTGAGGCTGGTGATGACACACCACTCAAGGTGACGTACATCTGCTCAAATCAGATCATCGCTCATGAAAATGTTGGCAAGTTGGACATCTTCCCTGATCAGCGGTCACATGATCGTTTCGCCAGCAGACTAACCTACTTGGCATTTGAGCCCGAAGGCGGTGAAGAAGGCGTTCTTCGACTCAACACGCTGACACCGGGAACGTCCTTTAATAAAGGAAGCAGCACGGGGCAGCAAGGCGAACGGAGAATTTTGTATTCTCTTTTGATGCAAGACGATCAACTCGGTCAATGTGGCAAACCGTTGTCTGCAATGCTGCGTGCAAGTGTCCAGAAAGCCGCTAGTGTTTGGTTTGATGAGCTTGATTCCGAACGAGACAAACCGTGTGGTTACGCTCTCCGACCTTGTTGCCACGAGCGTTTTCTTAAAGCAATCAAGAATCGGGTGTTGAAGTATGTCGAGTGCCCGCTGTTCGAGCATCTCGGCATCTTCAGATCCATTTCTCTTTACGATGCCGTTGTTGAATTCTCCAAGCTTTTGACATTGAAGAACTTGGGCCAGTACCGTGAGGGTTCTGATCATCTTGTTCAAGAACTGAAGGACGCTTTGTCCGAAGTCTGTGTCGATTACATCGATGCCGACATTTACATTCTCGATGAGTTCCAGCGATTCAAAGAGCTTGTAAATCGTGAAAGTGAGTCTGACGCCGCCGATATCGCTCGGCGAATTTTTGGCAAAGCTGAAGCCCGGATTCTTTTGCTGTCTGCGACTCCCTTCAAAGCCTACACGGGTGATTCTCCTTGGGAGAGCGGCGAAGAACACTACAAGGAATTCCGCACGATCCTTGGGTTCTTGTTCGACGGCGATGAAACTGCTTTGGATGACTACGAGGAACACCGACAAGCGTTGTTCAAACAGTTGCTTGAATTGGGGGCCAAGACAGGAGAGATCGACACGAGCCACCGAGACTCAGTACAGAACGTCCTGCGACGAGTGATATGTCGAACTGAACGGCTCAGCGTATCGGATGACTTCAATGCGATGACCGTGGACAAGTGGCAGTCGCATCCCTTGCAGGTTTCGGCAGGTGATATTCAGAACTTCATTGCTACCGATAATGTCGTCCGCTACCTCAACGAAACAGAGGATCGAGCCATTCAGCCGCTACATGCACCGGTCGAGTTTTGTAAATCAGCACCGTTCCCACTCTCCTTTCTCGATGATTACAAGTTGAAGCATCAGATTCGAGCGAGAAAGCAGGAGCCAGAGGTTCGAACTCAGTTGCGAGCCAATCCCGCAGCATGGATCAATCACCGGAACGTGAATCGCTACGCATTGGAGTTCAACGGAAACGGCTCCATCGCTAACAATGCCAAACTCAGTCAGGTACTTGAGGAGGTGCTCGGCAGGAATGGTGAGCAATTGCTGTGGGTTCCACCGAGCTTACCTTGCTATCCGCTTGAAGGCGTGTTTGCTGATTCTGTTGGGTTCTCGAAGACGCTTATTTTCTCCGCATGGTTGATGGTTCCCCGAATGCTGTCGTCGCTGATCTCCTACGAGATCGAGAGGCGGACTATCGGTAACGAAGAGTCGATAGACGCCCAAGAGCAACGAGACCGAAAATATTTCCATGCGAAGAATGAGCGACGGCATCCGATTCCACAATTGGTATTCTCACAGAAGAAATCCGATGCTGGCGAATCGGCGAACAACCTGTCGAACTTCGCATTGCTTTATCCCTCGCAAACCTTGGCTGGTTTGTTTGATCCTGATGCGGAGTTGCTTGAGAACCGATCACTGAACGAAATTCGGAATGAGATCGCAGCCAAAATAGATCAGTTGATCGAGGATGCAGAACTCAAGCGATTCGGGAACACGACCGGTGAATCTGACCGATGGTATTGGGCGGCTCCGCTATTGCTTGATCGTCGAACTCCGTCGATCAATAAAGATCTCAAGGAGTGGCTAAAGGGCGTCTACGAGACCGACGATTCATTGTTCTTCGGTTCGAAAAAAGAAGACAGCCAGCAGAAGGAAGAAAGTAGCTCCAAGGAAAAGCACTTTGAGGAGTTTACACAGTGCTTTGAAAATCCGCTTGAAGCTGGTCTTGGCCCTTTGCCATCCGATCTATCTCAGGTGCTTGCGGACATGGCGATTGCAAGTCCAGCGATCACGGCGCTGCGAGGCGTGTCCCGGAACTTCGGAGACGAATACTACTTCCGAACGCTGTTCGCTTTCGACATCGCTAACGAGTTCCTGAGTCTATTCAACAAGCCCGAATCCATTGCAGCGGTTCGATTGAGTACCAACCGGGCGGTCTACTGGCGACGAGTCCTTGAATATTGCGTGGATGGTGGCCTGCAATCAGTTTTGGACGAGTTCTTTCATGTGCTGAAGGCAGACTGCCCGACAATCTGGGATCTTTTTCACCGACTTGTTGATTCCATGAATCTTGGAACCGCCTCGATCAAAGTGGATGATCTCAAGAGCTTCCTCAATGGCAAGCGTCGAAACATGCGTTGCCACTATGCCGTGGATCTGGGCAACCAAAGGGTCGAAACAGACGATGGGAAAAAGCGAATCAGGGGGATTCGCCAGAACTTCAATTCGCCGTTCCGTCCATTCGTGTTGGCGACGACCTCAATCGGTCAGGAGGGACTCGACTTCCACGCCTATTGCCGCAAGATCGTTCACTGGAATTTGCCAACAAACCCAATCGACTTGGAGCAGCGTGAGGGTCGCATCAACCGTTTCAAGGGACTGGTGATACGTCAGCAAATCGCCGCCAAATACGGCGGCCTCTTGACCGAAGGGTTGCTGAAAGATTTTCGAGTATGGGATGCGTTGTTCGAACTTGCGGACGATCATGAGCGCAAGGAAACAGGAAAATGTGAGTTGATTCCATTCTGGCATGTGGAAGCCGATCACTTCCAAATCGAGCGGATCATTCCTTTCTACCCGTTCAGTCGAGACCGAGCCAAGTTGTCCACACTCCTAAAAACCTTGGCCCTCTACCGCCTTGCCTTTGGCCAACCCCGCCAAGCTGAACTTGTTGAGCATCTACTGACAAATATATCCGAGTCACGCATCACGGAGATTCGTGACAAGCTGATGATCGTTTTGAGTCCGATCAGCTACTTAGCCGAGCATGAGGCTCAAGTCGTACCGAATCAATAA
- a CDS encoding restriction endonuclease, with product MAIPDFQSIMLPFMQVLSDEKTWTTKELTEQLAVHFKLSEAERHQLLPSGQQAIFTNRVAWAKTHLKNAGLILNPSRGKVNIADAGLRILNQKPTIINCKVLKQFPSYLKFIGAKKSDDDTVDTSDDADEGEAENTKTPLELIESSFEALHKATAEELLTKLKTCSPAFFERVVVLLLRAMGYGGVTGDGSVTGKSGDGGIDGIIKEDKLGLDVVCIQAKRYSDLSVGRPIVQQFVGSMDFVQANKGVIITTSQFSKDANEFVDRIVGKKIVLIDGPKLADFMIEHNVGISKTKIYELKEVSNDFFDEDEG from the coding sequence ATGGCAATTCCAGATTTCCAATCGATCATGCTCCCGTTCATGCAAGTTCTCAGCGATGAAAAAACGTGGACAACAAAAGAGTTGACGGAACAACTTGCCGTTCATTTCAAACTTTCAGAAGCAGAACGCCATCAATTGCTCCCGAGCGGACAGCAAGCGATCTTTACAAACAGAGTCGCTTGGGCAAAGACGCATTTGAAAAACGCAGGCTTGATCCTCAATCCAAGTCGAGGAAAGGTAAACATAGCGGATGCTGGCCTTAGAATATTGAATCAAAAACCCACAATCATCAACTGTAAGGTTTTGAAACAGTTTCCTTCGTACTTGAAATTCATCGGTGCCAAGAAATCAGATGATGACACAGTGGATACTTCAGATGATGCTGACGAAGGTGAAGCCGAAAACACAAAGACTCCGCTGGAGCTCATCGAGTCGTCGTTTGAGGCACTCCATAAGGCGACTGCCGAAGAACTTCTAACCAAATTGAAGACTTGTAGCCCTGCGTTTTTTGAGCGTGTTGTCGTGCTACTTTTGAGAGCAATGGGCTACGGTGGTGTAACAGGCGATGGTTCTGTAACAGGCAAGAGTGGCGACGGCGGGATCGACGGAATTATCAAAGAAGACAAGTTAGGACTTGATGTTGTCTGCATCCAAGCAAAACGGTATTCGGATCTAAGCGTGGGTAGGCCCATTGTCCAGCAGTTTGTTGGGAGTATGGATTTCGTTCAGGCGAACAAGGGGGTGATCATCACAACCTCACAGTTCAGCAAAGATGCCAATGAGTTTGTTGATCGGATCGTCGGGAAAAAGATTGTCTTGATCGATGGCCCAAAGCTCGCAGATTTCATGATCGAACATAATGTTGGCATCAGCAAAACGAAAATCTATGAACTGAAAGAGGTCTCAAACGACTTCTTCGATGAGGATGAGGGATAA
- a CDS encoding DinB family protein → MSDQSVREHVLDLLKGGGAHLHFEQAIADLPEELRGAKVDGVPHTPWRLLEHMRICQWDILEFCRNSDHVSPEFPDGYWPKEDAPSDSASWDQSVQHFRDDLQAMIDLVANPDTDLFAPIRHGDGQTILREALLVADHNAYHLGQLVFLRRCLGVWDER, encoded by the coding sequence ATGTCTGATCAATCTGTTCGAGAACATGTCCTTGATCTGCTCAAGGGTGGCGGTGCCCATCTTCATTTCGAGCAAGCAATTGCCGATCTGCCAGAAGAGTTGCGAGGAGCAAAGGTTGACGGCGTTCCTCACACGCCATGGCGTTTGCTGGAGCATATGCGAATTTGTCAGTGGGACATTCTGGAATTCTGTCGCAATTCAGATCACGTTTCACCCGAATTCCCAGACGGTTACTGGCCGAAGGAAGACGCCCCATCCGATTCAGCATCGTGGGATCAAAGCGTGCAGCATTTTCGTGATGACTTGCAAGCAATGATCGATCTGGTTGCCAATCCAGACACGGATCTCTTTGCACCTATCCGCCATGGTGACGGCCAAACCATCTTGCGGGAGGCATTGCTCGTTGCCGACCATAACGCTTATCATCTGGGGCAGCTTGTTTTTCTACGTCGATGCTTGGGCGTATGGGACGAGCGATGA
- a CDS encoding MerR family transcriptional regulator → MNDDESRRALRQLEQTLGIEFLLNSLPQEHVKRALQLRSIADLAAELGVPYETLRSWITNGRVPKPEVQLHKRAYFSPEQALAIKVIVTGQRKNKNLTYKPKTG, encoded by the coding sequence ATGAATGACGACGAATCACGACGAGCATTGCGACAGCTAGAACAGACGCTTGGTATAGAATTCCTCTTGAACTCTTTGCCTCAAGAGCATGTTAAACGAGCTTTGCAATTGCGTTCGATAGCAGACCTCGCTGCCGAGCTTGGTGTTCCTTACGAGACGTTACGTTCTTGGATCACGAACGGACGGGTTCCGAAGCCTGAAGTCCAGCTACACAAGCGAGCATATTTTTCACCGGAGCAAGCACTGGCCATCAAAGTGATTGTCACTGGACAACGCAAGAACAAGAATTTGACTTATAAGCCGAAAACTGGATAA